The proteins below are encoded in one region of Aquisphaera giovannonii:
- a CDS encoding efflux RND transporter permease subunit, with protein MVQFLIGRPIFATVLALLMLLVGGISIFILPISLYPDIVPPQVQVTTTYTGADAQTVADTVTTPIEQQINGVKGQIYFSSDSTSNGLASIVATFDVGYDQDIAAVDIQNKVSTAQTALPPEVKQYGVTVKKTSTSMVCVVNLVSPDGRYDATFLDNYAQINVVDALKRIPGVSDVNPFGRKYAMRIWLDPDRMASQRISPSEVIQAVQQENRQAASGKIGAEPSPPGQRFEYPVRAKGRLSKPEEFEKIVVRRNDDGSIVYLSNVARVQLDSENYETAGWLNGKPAGTVPIYQLSNANALDIVAQVRRQMDRVARSFPEGLEYRIAYDTTLYVRENITEVWHTLVEAFLLVLIVVFIFLQGLRATVIPMIAIPVSLVATFAMMAAFGFSINTLTMCGLVLAIGLVVDDAIIVVENIEKFLERKMSPLEATRAAMAEITAPIVTIALVLGAVFIPVAFVPGLTGRLYNQFALTIVFSFLFSAFNSLTFTPAMARIFLREKHGETKFPPFRWFNRGMKWIEDSYDSFLDFGAHHWWTIVVPSLALLALTGWLIVERPKAFIPTEDQGYLIVALQTPDGTTRGPTSRAAQQVSKIAGELEGVRDVLLLDGYNAVTAINQANTATAFVILEEWEHRKTPGLRAAGLSRELQRRLSEQVRDGRVAVLQPPPIQGLSSTGGFDFMIEDRDGQGAVATAGVAERFMEAARERPEIAGVFTSFSARVPQLEFDIDRVKARRLDVTVSDVFGVLQTNLGAYYVNDFNLYGKTWKVIVQAEAGDRHKPEDIARLFVLNQKGDKVPLSALGQVRYTLGPIDVPHYNLYTAARITGQPAGGYSSGQAVAAMEEVAAQVLPEGFDYEWTGTTFQEQKTGNMATYIFTLSIVCVFLFMSALYESWIRPIVIILTVPLATFGAMVGLWMLDMPLDVFGQIGLVMLIGLETKNAILIVEFGAELIEKHGMSIIDAAKEASRQRLRPILMTSFAFVFGVLPMARATGAGAYSRNSLGVVIAFGIAVSTVLGRFVIPIYFVLGERLRARGRPPAAPGPAPAREAENDLAVAGR; from the coding sequence ATGGTCCAATTCCTGATAGGCCGCCCGATCTTCGCCACGGTGCTGGCCCTGCTCATGCTGCTGGTCGGCGGCATCTCGATCTTCATCCTGCCGATCTCCCTCTACCCGGACATCGTCCCGCCCCAGGTCCAGGTGACGACCACCTACACGGGCGCGGACGCGCAGACCGTGGCCGACACGGTCACGACGCCCATCGAGCAGCAGATCAACGGCGTGAAGGGGCAGATCTACTTCAGCTCCGACAGCACCTCCAACGGCCTGGCCAGCATCGTCGCGACGTTCGACGTCGGCTACGACCAGGACATCGCCGCGGTGGACATCCAGAACAAGGTCTCGACCGCCCAGACGGCCCTGCCGCCGGAGGTCAAGCAGTACGGCGTGACGGTCAAGAAGACGTCCACCAGCATGGTCTGCGTCGTCAACCTGGTCTCGCCCGACGGCCGCTACGACGCCACGTTCCTCGACAATTATGCCCAGATCAACGTCGTCGATGCGCTCAAGCGCATCCCCGGCGTGAGCGACGTCAATCCGTTCGGCCGCAAGTACGCGATGCGGATCTGGCTGGACCCGGACCGCATGGCCAGCCAGCGGATCTCGCCGTCGGAGGTGATCCAGGCGGTCCAGCAGGAGAACCGGCAGGCGGCCTCCGGCAAGATCGGCGCCGAGCCGTCGCCCCCCGGCCAGCGGTTCGAATACCCGGTCAGAGCGAAGGGCCGGCTCTCGAAGCCCGAGGAATTCGAGAAGATCGTCGTCCGCCGCAACGACGACGGCTCGATCGTCTACCTGTCCAACGTCGCCCGCGTCCAGCTCGACTCGGAGAACTACGAGACCGCCGGCTGGCTCAACGGCAAGCCGGCGGGCACGGTCCCGATCTACCAGCTCTCGAATGCCAACGCCCTGGACATCGTCGCGCAGGTGCGCCGGCAGATGGACCGCGTGGCCCGGTCGTTCCCGGAGGGCCTGGAGTACCGGATCGCCTACGACACCACGCTCTACGTCCGCGAGAACATCACGGAGGTCTGGCACACGCTCGTCGAGGCGTTCCTGCTGGTGCTGATCGTCGTCTTCATCTTCCTCCAGGGCCTCCGCGCCACCGTGATCCCGATGATCGCGATCCCGGTCTCGCTGGTGGCCACGTTCGCGATGATGGCCGCCTTCGGCTTCTCGATCAACACGCTCACGATGTGCGGGCTCGTGCTCGCCATCGGCCTGGTGGTGGACGACGCGATCATCGTCGTCGAGAACATCGAGAAGTTCCTGGAGCGGAAGATGTCGCCCCTGGAGGCCACCCGCGCGGCGATGGCGGAGATCACCGCCCCGATCGTCACGATCGCGCTCGTCCTGGGCGCCGTGTTCATCCCGGTCGCGTTCGTCCCGGGCCTGACCGGCCGCCTCTACAACCAGTTCGCCCTGACGATCGTCTTCTCGTTCCTGTTCTCGGCCTTCAACTCCCTCACCTTCACCCCGGCGATGGCCCGGATCTTCCTCAGGGAGAAGCACGGCGAGACGAAGTTCCCGCCGTTCCGCTGGTTCAACCGGGGCATGAAGTGGATCGAGGACTCGTACGACTCGTTCCTCGACTTCGGCGCCCATCACTGGTGGACGATCGTCGTCCCGTCCCTCGCGCTCCTGGCCCTGACCGGCTGGCTGATCGTCGAGCGGCCGAAGGCCTTCATCCCGACGGAGGATCAGGGCTACCTGATCGTCGCGCTCCAGACGCCGGACGGCACCACGCGCGGGCCCACCAGTCGGGCCGCGCAGCAGGTGAGCAAGATCGCGGGCGAGCTGGAGGGCGTCCGGGACGTGCTCCTGCTGGACGGGTACAACGCGGTCACCGCGATCAATCAGGCCAACACCGCGACGGCCTTCGTCATCCTGGAGGAGTGGGAGCACCGGAAGACGCCGGGGCTGCGCGCCGCGGGCCTGTCGCGGGAGCTCCAGCGGAGGCTGAGCGAGCAGGTCCGGGACGGCCGGGTCGCGGTCCTCCAGCCCCCGCCCATCCAGGGACTGAGCTCGACCGGCGGATTCGACTTCATGATCGAGGATCGGGACGGCCAGGGCGCGGTCGCGACCGCGGGCGTCGCCGAGCGGTTCATGGAGGCCGCCCGCGAGCGGCCGGAGATCGCCGGGGTCTTCACGTCGTTCTCCGCCCGCGTGCCCCAGCTCGAGTTCGACATCGACCGCGTCAAGGCGCGTCGGCTGGACGTCACGGTCTCCGATGTCTTCGGCGTGCTCCAGACGAACCTCGGCGCCTACTACGTCAACGACTTCAACCTGTACGGTAAGACCTGGAAGGTGATCGTCCAGGCCGAGGCCGGGGACCGCCACAAGCCCGAGGACATCGCGCGGCTGTTCGTCCTGAACCAGAAGGGCGACAAGGTCCCGCTGAGCGCCCTGGGCCAGGTCCGCTACACGCTCGGCCCGATCGACGTGCCGCACTACAACCTGTACACGGCCGCTCGGATCACCGGGCAGCCCGCCGGCGGGTACAGCTCGGGCCAGGCGGTCGCCGCGATGGAGGAGGTGGCGGCGCAGGTCCTCCCGGAGGGGTTCGACTACGAATGGACCGGGACGACCTTCCAGGAGCAGAAGACCGGGAACATGGCGACCTACATCTTCACCCTCTCGATCGTCTGCGTCTTCCTGTTCATGTCGGCCCTCTACGAGAGCTGGATCCGGCCGATCGTCATCATCCTGACGGTCCCGCTGGCGACCTTCGGGGCCATGGTCGGGCTCTGGATGCTGGACATGCCTCTCGACGTGTTCGGCCAGATCGGCCTGGTCATGCTCATCGGGTTGGAGACGAAGAACGCGATCCTCATCGTCGAGTTCGGCGCGGAGCTCATCGAGAAGCACGGTATGAGCATCATCGACGCGGCCAAGGAGGCCTCTCGCCAGCGGCTGCGGCCGATCCTGATGACCTCGTTCGCGTTCGTCTTCGGCGTGCTGCCGATGGCCCGGGCCACCGGGGCGGGGGCGTACAGCCGCAACTCCCTCGGCGTCGTGATCGCCTTCGGGATCGCGGTCAGCACCGTGCTCGGCCGGTTCGTCATCCCGATCTACTTCGTCCTGGGCGAGCGACTCCGCGCACGCGGACGCCCGCCGGCCGCACCGGGCCCCGCGCCCGCCCGCGAGGCCGAGAACGACCTGGCGGTCGCGGGCCGTTGA
- a CDS encoding efflux RND transporter periplasmic adaptor subunit produces MVLRLRMRMAPGLRRGLALAAVGAAWIGGCSRAKQAAQAPPPPVVSVVEARRMTVPIMAEPIGTTVALQEVSVRARVRGFLKEMHFAEGGEVKKGQLLFVIDEEPFKAELAAAKAKLEQAEASLKKAQDSRSREVAAAQRALSQSLLDLAKVEERREEALFQRKATSVEDVERKRAIRKRDAAQVDADQASLEQANADYGTALLGAQADVAYAKAQVVNAEIELGYCRMMSPIDGRIGLAKVKPGNLVGPATNAGMADFSELAVIRQLDPIGVDVQVASAYLEQVTKLVAAGLPIEIYRPGGEGRAGRRFPGKTTAIDNSIDETTSTFRVRSEVPNPEKMILPGEYVKVDVKVGEVGDAVVVPQQAVIETQAGPTVSIVDERNKVAVVPVKASFTYNGLRVLEGGIRPGQKVIVEGLQSARPGTTVRPEPAPPEIAAVDAQADGNAPAGKGGPGQAGRKP; encoded by the coding sequence ATGGTCCTGCGGCTCCGAATGCGGATGGCGCCCGGGTTGCGACGGGGGCTAGCCCTCGCGGCGGTGGGGGCCGCGTGGATCGGCGGATGCTCGCGGGCCAAGCAGGCGGCGCAAGCCCCGCCGCCCCCGGTGGTCTCCGTCGTCGAGGCGAGGCGGATGACCGTGCCGATCATGGCCGAGCCGATCGGGACGACGGTCGCGCTCCAGGAGGTGTCTGTCCGCGCCCGGGTCCGCGGGTTCCTCAAGGAGATGCATTTCGCGGAGGGCGGCGAGGTCAAGAAGGGGCAGCTCCTCTTCGTGATCGACGAGGAGCCGTTCAAGGCCGAGCTGGCGGCGGCGAAGGCGAAGCTCGAGCAGGCCGAGGCCTCCCTGAAGAAGGCCCAGGACTCGAGGTCCCGCGAGGTCGCGGCCGCGCAGCGGGCCCTCAGCCAGTCCCTGCTGGACCTGGCCAAGGTCGAGGAGAGGCGGGAGGAGGCCCTCTTCCAGCGCAAGGCGACCTCGGTCGAGGACGTGGAGCGCAAGCGGGCGATCCGCAAGCGGGACGCCGCCCAGGTGGACGCCGACCAGGCCAGCCTGGAGCAGGCCAACGCCGACTACGGGACCGCCCTGCTCGGCGCCCAGGCCGACGTCGCCTACGCGAAGGCCCAGGTCGTCAACGCGGAGATCGAGCTCGGCTATTGCCGCATGATGTCCCCTATCGACGGCCGGATCGGCCTGGCGAAGGTCAAGCCCGGCAACCTCGTCGGCCCGGCGACCAACGCCGGCATGGCGGACTTCTCGGAGCTCGCGGTCATCCGCCAGCTCGACCCGATCGGGGTCGACGTCCAGGTCGCGTCGGCCTACCTGGAGCAGGTGACGAAGCTCGTCGCCGCCGGGCTGCCCATCGAGATCTACCGGCCGGGGGGCGAGGGCCGGGCCGGCCGTCGCTTCCCGGGCAAGACGACCGCCATCGACAATTCGATCGACGAGACGACCTCCACGTTCCGCGTCCGGTCCGAGGTCCCCAACCCGGAGAAGATGATCCTGCCCGGCGAGTACGTGAAGGTGGACGTGAAGGTCGGCGAAGTCGGGGACGCGGTCGTCGTGCCCCAGCAGGCGGTGATCGAGACCCAGGCCGGGCCGACCGTCTCCATCGTGGACGAGCGGAACAAGGTGGCCGTCGTCCCGGTGAAGGCGAGCTTCACCTACAACGGGCTCCGCGTCCTGGAGGGGGGCATCCGGCCGGGTCAGAAGGTGATCGTCGAGGGGCTCCAGTCGGCCCGCCCGGGGACGACCGTCAGGCCGGAGCCGGCCCCTCCGGAGATCGCCGCCGTCGATGCCCAGGCGGATGGCAACGCACCGGCCGGCAAGGGTGGACCGGGCCAGGCCGGCCGCAAGCCGTGA
- the secD gene encoding protein translocase subunit SecD, translated as MKQEPWKYFVIIGAVALGFLAMMPPDKKLKLGIDLSGGTILVYEVAQENIGPNFNMDDLIAALKQRIDPQGVMETPIRKIGSNRVEIILPQAGDEEVEEVKKMLTDVGSLEFRILANRKHDAAAIDRALGPQGLSKPPPRYKWARLGEISTGTAPAFTADTITDRSQKWKRDIYADAEVVLTGKTPGETVSVPIKVNSANTLTLKRPHGLSSIASYRVEYNPSGIRVPDSSNPRPTDNIVREEKVSPGRTELWILCTLDRQNVTGSYLSRTYATSDERLQPAVGFQFNRQGARRFGDLTRSHLPEEADAFKYQLAILLDNLVMSAPSINSEIRDQGIIEGGGQGFKAKEVDHLIKILQAGSLPASLNPTPAQEEKVGPTLGEDSISKGWRAIWVSMLVVPIFMVIYYRFAGVVAVIALVANMILLIGTMAFLQATFSLPGLAGLALTIGMAVDANVLVFERMREEKERGASLAQEIRNGFSRAWVTIFDSHVTNLLAAIVLYAVGTEEVKGFALTMIIGMLWNLFTAVFMSRVIFELAYTRGWIKELKMLKLWDKTNIDFIGPRYVCMAVSLVLILLGLGAFFARGRTMYNIDFTGGTLVTIRLNDADPTVQALSESRRAEFVREKAGVLPDVTVESLRVTKDASLTRFNIRTTEQKTDEVKAKILDAFGPSLAKVDMTVGDPRPIAAPATPPATAKAATPALVGRFAGGREYPLSFNTAAFNSTQSPEKLVASEFEKVLQAANIANPGTRFEVVNAAEDESARGATRLALRTDLEPDVARAQLANLKGSLASNRDLLFERVANFGGTVASETRTLALIATVASWVIIIVYLWWRFHSFTYGLAAVLAVVHDVLVTLGAIAVSYWLARIPVLSSVLMIDQFKIDLPIVAAFLTLIGFSVNDTIVIFDRIREIKGKTPHLTDKIVNDAINQTLSRTILTSLTAWLVVVILYILGGEGLHGFAFALVVGFLSGTYSTVYIATPILIDWVGTKNELPAAKPGEKRLATSK; from the coding sequence ATGAAGCAAGAACCCTGGAAGTATTTCGTGATCATCGGGGCGGTGGCCCTCGGCTTCCTCGCCATGATGCCGCCCGACAAGAAGCTCAAGCTCGGCATCGACCTGTCGGGCGGCACGATCCTCGTCTACGAGGTGGCCCAGGAGAACATCGGGCCCAACTTCAACATGGACGACCTGATCGCGGCGCTCAAGCAGCGGATCGACCCGCAGGGCGTGATGGAGACGCCCATCCGCAAGATCGGCAGCAACCGGGTCGAGATCATCCTCCCGCAGGCCGGCGACGAGGAGGTCGAGGAAGTCAAGAAGATGCTCACGGACGTGGGCTCGCTGGAGTTCCGCATCCTCGCCAATCGCAAGCACGACGCCGCCGCGATCGACCGGGCGCTCGGCCCGCAGGGGCTGTCCAAGCCCCCGCCGCGGTACAAGTGGGCCCGCCTCGGCGAGATCTCGACCGGCACCGCCCCCGCCTTCACCGCCGACACGATCACCGACCGCTCGCAGAAGTGGAAGCGGGACATCTACGCCGACGCCGAGGTGGTCCTCACGGGCAAGACGCCCGGCGAGACCGTCTCGGTGCCCATCAAGGTGAACTCCGCGAACACCCTGACCCTGAAGCGGCCGCACGGCCTGTCCTCGATCGCCTCCTACCGGGTCGAGTACAACCCCAGCGGCATCCGCGTGCCCGATTCGTCCAACCCCCGGCCGACGGACAACATCGTCCGCGAGGAGAAGGTCTCGCCGGGCCGGACGGAGCTCTGGATCCTCTGCACGCTCGACCGGCAGAACGTCACCGGCAGCTACCTGTCGCGGACCTACGCGACCTCCGACGAGCGGCTCCAGCCGGCGGTCGGCTTCCAGTTCAACCGCCAGGGCGCGCGGCGGTTCGGCGACCTCACCCGCTCGCACCTGCCCGAGGAGGCGGACGCGTTCAAGTACCAGCTCGCGATCCTGCTGGACAACCTCGTCATGTCGGCACCGTCCATCAACTCGGAGATCCGCGACCAGGGGATCATCGAGGGGGGCGGGCAGGGGTTCAAGGCCAAGGAGGTCGATCACCTGATCAAGATCCTCCAGGCGGGCAGCCTGCCGGCGAGCCTGAACCCGACGCCCGCCCAGGAGGAGAAGGTCGGCCCGACGCTCGGCGAGGACTCCATCAGCAAGGGCTGGCGGGCCATCTGGGTCTCCATGCTCGTCGTCCCCATCTTCATGGTCATCTACTACCGGTTCGCCGGCGTCGTCGCGGTCATCGCCCTGGTGGCCAACATGATCCTGCTGATCGGCACGATGGCATTCCTCCAGGCCACGTTCTCGCTGCCCGGCCTCGCCGGCCTGGCGCTGACGATCGGCATGGCCGTGGACGCCAACGTGCTGGTCTTCGAACGCATGCGGGAGGAGAAGGAGCGGGGCGCCAGCCTCGCCCAGGAGATCCGCAACGGCTTCAGCCGGGCGTGGGTCACCATCTTCGACTCGCACGTCACCAACCTCCTGGCGGCGATCGTCCTCTACGCCGTCGGCACCGAGGAGGTGAAGGGCTTCGCGCTGACGATGATCATCGGCATGCTCTGGAACCTCTTCACCGCGGTGTTCATGTCCCGGGTCATCTTCGAGCTGGCCTACACGCGCGGCTGGATCAAAGAGCTCAAGATGCTCAAGCTGTGGGACAAGACCAACATCGACTTCATCGGGCCGCGGTACGTCTGCATGGCGGTCTCCCTGGTCCTCATCCTGCTGGGCCTGGGGGCGTTCTTCGCCCGCGGCCGGACGATGTACAACATCGACTTCACCGGCGGAACGCTGGTGACGATCCGGCTGAATGACGCCGACCCGACGGTGCAGGCCCTCTCGGAGTCGCGGCGGGCCGAGTTCGTCCGCGAGAAGGCCGGGGTCCTGCCCGACGTGACGGTGGAGAGCCTCCGCGTCACCAAGGACGCCAGCCTGACGCGGTTCAACATCCGGACGACCGAGCAGAAGACCGACGAAGTGAAGGCGAAGATCCTCGACGCCTTCGGCCCCTCGCTGGCCAAGGTGGACATGACCGTGGGCGACCCCCGCCCCATCGCCGCCCCGGCCACGCCCCCGGCGACGGCCAAGGCCGCCACGCCGGCGCTGGTCGGCCGGTTCGCCGGCGGACGCGAGTATCCGCTGAGCTTCAACACCGCGGCCTTCAACAGCACGCAGTCGCCCGAGAAGCTCGTCGCCTCGGAGTTCGAGAAGGTCCTGCAGGCCGCCAACATCGCCAACCCGGGCACCCGGTTCGAGGTCGTGAACGCGGCCGAGGACGAGTCGGCGCGGGGCGCGACGCGGCTCGCCCTGCGGACCGACCTGGAGCCGGACGTCGCCCGGGCCCAGCTCGCCAACCTCAAGGGCTCGCTGGCCAGCAACCGCGACCTGCTCTTCGAGCGGGTCGCCAACTTCGGCGGCACCGTCGCCAGCGAGACCCGGACCCTCGCCCTGATCGCCACCGTCGCGAGCTGGGTGATCATCATCGTCTACCTCTGGTGGCGGTTCCACTCGTTCACCTACGGCCTGGCCGCGGTGCTCGCCGTCGTCCACGACGTGCTCGTCACCCTGGGCGCGATCGCCGTGAGCTACTGGCTGGCGCGGATCCCCGTGCTCAGCAGCGTGCTGATGATCGACCAGTTCAAGATCGACCTGCCGATCGTCGCCGCGTTCCTCACCCTGATCGGATTCTCGGTCAACGACACGATCGTGATCTTCGACCGGATCCGCGAGATCAAGGGCAAGACGCCGCACCTCACGGACAAGATCGTCAACGACGCCATCAACCAGACCCTCAGCCGGACGATCCTGACGTCGCTGACGGCCTGGCTCGTGGTCGTCATCCTCTACATCCTCGGCGGCGAGGGCCTGCACGGCTTCGCCTTCGCCCTGGTCGTCGGCTTCCTCAGCGGGACGTACAGCACCGTCTACATCGCCACCCCGATCCTCATCGACTGGGTCGGCACCAAGAACGAGCTGCCCGCCGCCAAGCCCGGCGAGAAGAGGCTGGCCACGTCCAAGTGA
- a CDS encoding STAS domain-containing protein, with product MSTATKAHIVYELLDEPSPDVIALVEFVSPEINDPIRGEELGEQLDSLLRRDIPMRYVLDFGGVRKLGSTAFCRLAGFARGVHQCGGEVTACGLNDNLALGAAMSGLENEVIFAPNVKHAVRLAREYNHQNMEDEG from the coding sequence ATGTCGACCGCGACCAAGGCACACATCGTCTACGAACTCCTGGACGAACCCTCCCCGGACGTCATCGCCCTGGTGGAATTCGTCAGCCCGGAAATCAACGACCCGATCCGGGGCGAGGAGTTGGGAGAGCAACTGGATTCCCTGCTCCGCCGCGACATACCCATGCGGTATGTCCTGGACTTCGGCGGAGTCCGCAAGCTGGGCAGCACGGCATTCTGCAGGCTCGCCGGATTCGCGAGGGGCGTGCATCAATGCGGCGGGGAAGTCACCGCCTGCGGCCTCAATGACAACCTCGCCCTCGGGGCGGCGATGAGCGGGCTCGAGAATGAGGTGATCTTCGCCCCCAACGTGAAGCACGCCGTCAGGCTCGCCCGCGAATACAACCACCAGAATATGGAAGACGAGGGCTAG
- a CDS encoding ferric reductase-like transmembrane domain-containing protein, producing the protein MRPGRFGKLVVLLNALVPVSLLAWDASRGRLGANPVNFAIRTTGILALIFLVLTLAITPAIRLTRLSWLGSFRRMMGLCAFSHAALHFSLFFVYDRNADLADTLAEMTKRPYLIMGTIALALMAPLAVTSTDRMVHRLGGRRWKALHRLVYPAAVAGVIHFAMLVKADLRRPLAFAAVIGLLLGYRLVAHYLRLRADSIAFRSGAAGAATATAAGLPRFWRGQLRVARIFRETPDVRTFRLVPTAGTRLPFEHLPGQYLNVSMPVEGRRLARSYTIASSPTNAGYCEITVKREEKGSASRHLHDVVREGDLLDVSAPAGRFTFTGADASGVVLIAGGVGITPLMAKIRYLTDIGWPGAIDLVYGTRTEDDVIFREELEHLRRRFPNLRSTVVLSRGGGPAPGMLRGRITPELLSRVVPDIGSRPVHLCGPTPMMDAMREMLRGLAVPEHQVHVESFVRDAGTPPATEESTGESPHARPGRNGHAADGEPAPVAIVFERSGRSGRVGLDRTILDAADQLGVPIPYDCRAGICGRCKTRLVSGPVAMDAEDALTPLDRSSGLILACQSRCLGDVIVDA; encoded by the coding sequence ATGAGGCCCGGACGCTTCGGCAAGCTCGTCGTGCTCCTGAATGCCCTGGTCCCGGTCTCGCTCCTCGCCTGGGACGCGTCCCGGGGCCGGCTCGGCGCCAATCCGGTCAACTTCGCGATCCGGACGACCGGAATCCTGGCGCTGATCTTCCTCGTGCTCACCCTGGCGATCACCCCGGCCATCCGCCTGACCCGGCTGAGCTGGCTCGGAAGCTTCCGGCGGATGATGGGCCTCTGCGCCTTCTCCCACGCCGCGCTGCACTTCTCCCTGTTCTTCGTCTACGACCGGAATGCCGACCTCGCCGACACGCTCGCCGAGATGACCAAACGTCCTTACCTGATCATGGGGACGATCGCGCTGGCCCTGATGGCCCCGCTCGCGGTGACCTCGACCGATCGGATGGTCCACCGGCTGGGCGGTCGGCGCTGGAAGGCCCTGCACCGGCTGGTTTACCCGGCGGCCGTCGCGGGCGTCATCCACTTCGCGATGCTCGTCAAGGCGGACCTGCGGCGGCCGCTCGCCTTCGCCGCCGTCATCGGGCTGCTCCTCGGCTACCGCCTGGTCGCGCATTACCTGCGGCTCCGGGCGGACTCCATCGCGTTCCGCTCCGGCGCGGCCGGCGCCGCAACCGCGACGGCCGCCGGCCTGCCCCGATTCTGGAGAGGGCAGCTCCGCGTGGCGAGGATCTTCCGGGAGACGCCCGACGTCCGGACGTTCCGCCTCGTGCCGACGGCGGGCACGCGACTCCCGTTCGAGCACCTGCCTGGTCAGTACCTGAACGTCTCGATGCCGGTCGAGGGCAGGCGGCTCGCCCGCTCGTACACGATCGCTTCGTCCCCCACGAATGCCGGCTACTGCGAGATCACGGTCAAGCGGGAGGAGAAGGGCTCGGCTTCGCGGCACCTGCACGACGTCGTCCGCGAGGGGGACCTGCTCGACGTCTCCGCACCCGCAGGCCGGTTCACGTTCACGGGCGCGGACGCCTCCGGGGTCGTCCTGATCGCCGGCGGGGTGGGGATCACGCCCCTCATGGCCAAGATCCGCTACCTGACCGACATCGGCTGGCCCGGCGCGATCGACCTCGTCTACGGCACGAGGACCGAGGACGACGTCATCTTCCGCGAGGAGCTCGAGCACCTCCGCCGTCGATTCCCGAATCTCCGGTCGACGGTCGTCCTGAGCCGAGGGGGCGGGCCCGCCCCGGGTATGCTCCGCGGCCGGATCACGCCGGAGCTTCTCTCTCGCGTCGTCCCGGACATCGGGTCCCGACCGGTCCATCTCTGCGGCCCCACGCCGATGATGGACGCGATGCGCGAGATGCTCCGCGGCCTCGCCGTCCCCGAGCACCAGGTCCACGTCGAGTCCTTCGTCCGCGACGCCGGCACGCCGCCGGCGACGGAGGAGTCGACGGGCGAGTCCCCGCATGCGCGACCGGGCCGGAACGGCCACGCCGCGGACGGCGAGCCGGCGCCCGTCGCGATCGTTTTCGAGAGGTCCGGCAGGTCCGGCCGGGTTGGCCTCGACCGCACGATCCTGGATGCGGCCGATCAGCTCGGCGTCCCCATCCCCTACGACTGCCGGGCGGGCATCTGCGGCCGCTGCAAGACGCGGCTCGTCTCCGGCCCGGTCGCGATGGACGCCGAGGATGCCCTCACGCCGCTGGATCGGTCGTCGGGCCTGATCCTCGCCTGCCAGTCGCGATGCCTCGGCGACGTCATCGTCGACGCCTGA
- a CDS encoding biotin--[acetyl-CoA-carboxylase] ligase has translation MRDPLPFARTVLHRPVVDSTNWLARSLVLQGVDELPLLVWADRQTLGRGQRDRSWFSDDGSLTFTVAIDPAAHGLRVDQEPRLSLAAALAVIHAIGSLGWVVPGLGIRWPNDVEACGRKLCGILPERIERDGLEGPSGHLLVIGIGLNVLTRFDEAPDEVSRMATSLAAMGAGPLDASSIPRALAAILTHLDLELRRLRDDSPEQAREWDHLNLLRGKPVRIDLGPRILAGRATDIDPRGALCVDDGSEVHHLSGGRVLRD, from the coding sequence GTGCGGGATCCCCTGCCGTTCGCCCGGACGGTGCTCCATCGGCCGGTCGTGGACTCGACGAACTGGCTCGCCCGCAGCCTCGTCCTCCAGGGCGTGGACGAGCTCCCGCTGCTCGTCTGGGCCGACCGGCAGACGCTGGGCCGCGGGCAGCGGGATCGGTCGTGGTTCTCCGACGACGGCTCGCTGACGTTCACCGTCGCCATCGACCCGGCCGCGCACGGGCTCCGCGTGGACCAGGAGCCGAGGCTCTCGCTGGCGGCCGCCCTGGCGGTGATCCACGCGATCGGGTCCCTCGGGTGGGTCGTCCCGGGCCTCGGCATCCGCTGGCCCAACGACGTCGAGGCCTGCGGCCGCAAGCTCTGCGGCATCCTCCCGGAGCGGATCGAGCGGGATGGCCTCGAGGGGCCGTCGGGCCACCTCCTGGTCATCGGAATCGGCCTGAACGTCCTCACCCGCTTCGACGAGGCGCCGGATGAGGTCTCGCGCATGGCGACCTCCCTCGCCGCCATGGGCGCGGGCCCGCTCGACGCGTCCTCGATCCCCCGGGCCCTGGCCGCCATCCTGACGCACCTGGACCTCGAGCTCCGCCGCCTGAGGGACGACAGCCCGGAGCAGGCCCGGGAGTGGGACCACCTCAATCTGCTCCGCGGCAAGCCGGTCCGCATCGACCTCGGCCCGCGAATCCTCGCCGGCCGCGCCACGGACATCGACCCTCGGGGTGCCCTCTGCGTGGACGACGGATCGGAGGTCCATCATTTATCCGGCGGGCGTGTCCTGAGGGATTGA